In the Clostridium sp. 'White wine YQ' genome, GGTGCCCAGAGCAATTTGTGTGCATACCACAGGAATATATTCTAAATTTAGGGGTGCATCAGAGGAATATAAAATTATAGATAAAGAACTTTCTGAAATGATAAGGGGATCTGATATAAAGATTACGGTTCTCCAGCCTACTATGATATATGGCGATATATGCGACCATAATATGAGTAGATTCATTAAGATGATAGATAGATTTAGACTTTTCCCTGTAATTAATCATGGTAAATGTTTAATCCAGCCAGTTAATGCTAGAGATTTAGGAAAAGCATATTATCAGGTTTTTATGATGCCAAAGGATAAGGCAAAAACTATATATAACTTATCAGGAGAGAAGCCAATCACAGTAATAGATGCTTTTAGATTGATTAGCAAAAATCTTGGTAAGAAAACAGTATTTATAAGCTTTCCATTATGGGGGGGAGTGCTTTTAGCAAGAATTTTGAAAATGGTAACTTTGGGTAAGGTTGATTATATAGAAAAAGTTCAGAGAATGAGTGAAGACAGGTGCTTCTCACATGAAGATGCAAAAATAGATTTTGAATACAGACCTGAGTCCTTTGAAATCGGAATAGAAAGGGAAGTTAAGGCGTATCTAAATAGATAGCAGGTGATTATAAAAAGTGGCAAAAAGAATATTGATATTATCAAATCACTTTATAACATTATATAATTTCAGAAAAGAGTTGGTAGTAAAGCTAGTTGAGGACGGAAATGAAGTTTTTATTTCTATTCCAAAGGCTGAGGAAAATAACTTTTTCACTGATATGGGTTGCAAAATTATAGAAACTCCTGTGGATCGCAGAGGAATAAATCCAATCAGGGACTTTGGACTTATATTAAACTATGTAAAAATAATGAAACAATTAAAACCAGATATTATTTTTTCATATACAATTAAGCCCAATATTTACGGATGTATAGCTTCTAATTTCACAAAGAATAGACAGGTGAGTAATATAACAGGAACTGGAGCTACTTTTTTGAAGAAGAATGTAGTTAGCACGATTGCGAAGGTACTATATAAGATTTCGCTTAAGAAGTCGTATAAGGTATTTTTTCAGAATAGTGGGGACAAAGATTTTTTTGTTGAAAACAATATGATTAGAAGCAATTTTGCAATGCTTCCTGGTTCTGGTGTAAATTTAGAACAGTATGAGGTTTGTGATTTACCCTCTAAGGATGAGACTAATTTTATATTTATTGGGAGGATAATGGAGTTAAAAGGTATGAAGCAGTACCTTGATTGTGCTAAGTCAATTAAAGAGAAGTATTCTAATACAAATTTTTATATAGCAGGATTTATTGAAGAAGACAAATATAAAGAAATAATTGATGACTATCATGCAAAAGGTATTATTAATTATATAGGATTTCAAAAGGATATTAAATCATGGATACAAAAATGTCATTGCACTATTTTACCATCTCATGGTGGTGAAGGAGTACCAAATGTGCTTTTAGAGTCAGCAGCTATGGGGAGAATTTGTATTGCTTCAAAAATTAATGGTTCTAAGGATGTTATTGACGATGGTGTGACTGGTTATTTGTTTGAGACTGGAAATTCTCAAGATTTGATAGATAAAGTAGATAGTTTTTTAAGATTGGATTTTAATGATAAAAAACGAATGGGGTTGGCTGGCAGGAAAAAAGTTGAGAGAGAGTTTGATAGGCAAAGTGTTATTAAGGCTTATATAGAAGAGATTAGTCATTGATATAAAGAATTAAGGAGAATATGATGAAATATCCAATAAGAATATTACATGTACTAGGAGGGCTGAATAGAGGTGGGGCTGAAACTATGGTTATGAACTTATATCGTAATATTGACCGTAGTAAAGTCCAATTTGATTTTATTGTACATACTGAAAATAAATGTGACTATGATGATGAGATAAAATCTTTAGGCGGTAAAATTTATAGTATCCCTAGAT is a window encoding:
- a CDS encoding NAD-dependent epimerase/dehydratase family protein → MVLVTGITGHSGRYFLQELIDNKYEGNIRCIVRETSDTSMLDSSPLKIENVVGDITDEVFLNKCMKDVDTVVHIVNIRHTLRIIKAAINNKVPRAICVHTTGIYSKFRGASEEYKIIDKELSEMIRGSDIKITVLQPTMIYGDICDHNMSRFIKMIDRFRLFPVINHGKCLIQPVNARDLGKAYYQVFMMPKDKAKTIYNLSGEKPITVIDAFRLISKNLGKKTVFISFPLWGGVLLARILKMVTLGKVDYIEKVQRMSEDRCFSHEDAKIDFEYRPESFEIGIEREVKAYLNR
- a CDS encoding glycosyltransferase family 4 protein; amino-acid sequence: MAKRILILSNHFITLYNFRKELVVKLVEDGNEVFISIPKAEENNFFTDMGCKIIETPVDRRGINPIRDFGLILNYVKIMKQLKPDIIFSYTIKPNIYGCIASNFTKNRQVSNITGTGATFLKKNVVSTIAKVLYKISLKKSYKVFFQNSGDKDFFVENNMIRSNFAMLPGSGVNLEQYEVCDLPSKDETNFIFIGRIMELKGMKQYLDCAKSIKEKYSNTNFYIAGFIEEDKYKEIIDDYHAKGIINYIGFQKDIKSWIQKCHCTILPSHGGEGVPNVLLESAAMGRICIASKINGSKDVIDDGVTGYLFETGNSQDLIDKVDSFLRLDFNDKKRMGLAGRKKVEREFDRQSVIKAYIEEISH